GGGAACAATGCAAGAGCGTATAACATCAACTAAAAATGGTTCTATTACTTCTGTACAAGCAGTATATGTTCCTGCGGATGACTTAACTGACCCTGCTCCTGCTACAACCTTTGCTCACTTAGATGCAACTACAGTACTTTCTCGTAAGATTGCAGAATTAGGTATTTACCCTGCGGTAGATCCATTAGATTCTACATCAAGAATTTTGTCTCCTGATGTTGTAGGTGACGAACATTACGACTGTGCACAAAGAGTAAAAATGCTTTTACAACGCTACAAAGAGCTTCAAGATATTATTGCAATTCTTGGTATGGAAGAACTTTCTGATGACGACAAACTAGCAGTATCTAGAGCACGTCGTGTCCAGCGTTTCTTATCTCAACCTTTCCATGTAGCTGAACAATTTACAGGTCTTAAAGGTGTGTTAGTTGACATCCAAGACACTATTAAAGGATTCAACATGATTATGGACGGTGAGATGGATCAGTACCCTGAAGCTGCTTTTAACCTTGTTGGAACCATCGAAGAGGCGAAAGAGAAGGGAGAAAAAATGTTAGCTGAAGCAAAATAATTTTTGACTATGCAATTGGAAATCATCACACCAGAAAAGAAAGTATTTGAAGGCGAGGTTACTTCAGTTCAACTTCCAGGCGTTACTGGTAGGTTTGAAATTTTGAACAATCACGCACCAATCATTTCTTCATTAACAAAAGGTGAAGTGAGAGTCATTGACACAAATAATAAAACTGAACACTATCAAATTAATGGCGGTGTGATTGAAATGCAAAACAATAAAGTTATTGTACTAGCCGACTAGAACAATACCAATCTAAACAATTAAAAAAGGTTGCGATAGTAACCTTTTTTTTTGTGCTATATTTGAACTGTTATGCTAGAGGATAAACTTCTAAATAAAATTGTCGAAAGACAGAATAACAAGGCCTTAAGACAGTTGATTGTTTCCACAACAAAAGTTGACTTCTGTTCTAATGACTATTTAGGCTTTTCAAACGAAGAGTGGAATAGCACAGAAAAATCTGGCTCAACTGGAAGCAGATTGATTAGTGGCAACTCCAAACTTCATGAGAAAATAGAACAAAAAATTGCAGAATTCCACAATGTAGAATCGGCTTTACTGTTCAATTCCGGATATAACGCGAATTTAGGACTACTATCATCAGTCCCTCAAAAAGACGATACTATTCTATACGACCAATTATGCCATGCATCCATAAGAGACGGAATAAAACTGGGTAATGCCAGAAGCTTTTCATTCAGACATAACGATACCAATCATCTACAAAAAAAAATTAAACACGCTAGCGGAACTATTTTTGTTGTTGTCGAAAGTGTTTACTCTATGGATGGTGATTTTTCTAATCTAGAAATCATTTCAGAAATTTGTCAAGAACATAATGCAAAACTCATTGTTGACGAAGCTCATGCACTTGGTGTATTTGGAGAAAATGGTCAAGGTCTTACCGACAAAATAGAGTGTTTTGCACGCATCTACACTTATGGCAAAGCGTTAGGGAGTCATGGTGCTGCTGTTGTTGGAAATAAAATTCTTATCGATTACTTAATAAATTTTTCAAGACCATTTATTTACACAACCGCTCTCTCTCCTCATTCTATAAAGCGTATTGAATGGGCATATGATAAATTATCATCAGCCAACAGAAAGGAATTACATGAAAACATAAAATTGTTTAGAAACCTCTGCAAACACCCTAACTTAATTGAGAGTAAATCAGCTATACAGTGTATTGTAATTGGAGGTAATGAAAATACAAAACAGTTTGCCGAAAACTTACAGCTAAGTAATTTCGATGTTAGACCAATCCTCCATCCTACAGTGGGCAAAGGCTTGGAAAGAATACGGATTTGTCTCCACTCCTTCAATACTAAAGAAGAAATAAAACTATTGTGTGAACTAATTAATAAATCGGCATGAAGTACTTTGTTACAGGAATAGGAACCGAAATTGGCAAAACTATTGCTTCTGCAATATTGGTAGAAGCTCTTGAGGCCAATTACTGGAAACCTATACAAGCGGGCGAATTGGAATATACTGACAGCCAAAAAGTAAGTGATTTAATCTCTAATACTAAAAGTGAATTTCATCCAGAGTGTTTCCGATTAAAACTGGCTATGTCACCCCACGCAGCTGCTCAAGCTGAAAATATAACAATAAATATATCTGAATGTCAACTCCCTGAGACTAGTAGACCACTTATAATTGAAGGTGCTGGAGGTCTTCTTGTACCACTTAATAATGAAGGATGTATAATAGATTTGATT
The genomic region above belongs to Flavobacteriales bacterium and contains:
- the bioD gene encoding dethiobiotin synthase — translated: MKYFVTGIGTEIGKTIASAILVEALEANYWKPIQAGELEYTDSQKVSDLISNTKSEFHPECFRLKLAMSPHAAAQAENITINISECQLPETSRPLIIEGAGGLLVPLNNEGCIIDLIKELNVEVILISQHYLGSINHTLLSIEALKSRNIPIKGILFNGDENSDTEHIILSKSGLHCLGRIPLLETVDQSSIKEIAEQLKAVF
- a CDS encoding pyridoxal phosphate-dependent aminotransferase family protein gives rise to the protein MLEDKLLNKIVERQNNKALRQLIVSTTKVDFCSNDYLGFSNEEWNSTEKSGSTGSRLISGNSKLHEKIEQKIAEFHNVESALLFNSGYNANLGLLSSVPQKDDTILYDQLCHASIRDGIKLGNARSFSFRHNDTNHLQKKIKHASGTIFVVVESVYSMDGDFSNLEIISEICQEHNAKLIVDEAHALGVFGENGQGLTDKIECFARIYTYGKALGSHGAAVVGNKILIDYLINFSRPFIYTTALSPHSIKRIEWAYDKLSSANRKELHENIKLFRNLCKHPNLIESKSAIQCIVIGGNENTKQFAENLQLSNFDVRPILHPTVGKGLERIRICLHSFNTKEEIKLLCELINKSA
- the atpC gene encoding ATP synthase F1 subunit epsilon, yielding MQLEIITPEKKVFEGEVTSVQLPGVTGRFEILNNHAPIISSLTKGEVRVIDTNNKTEHYQINGGVIEMQNNKVIVLAD